TTTTCTAAGGGCTGTCCAGTCGCTTCGCTGATTAAGCGGTTAATTCTTTGGCGCACGCGGATGATTTCCTCTGCCTCAATTTTAATATCGGCAGCAGGCCCTCTGACTCCGCCCAAAGGCTGATGTATCATATAGCGCGTATTGGGCAGGGAGAAACGGTTTTCTTTGTCAGCGGCAAGATAGATAGTGATGCCTGCGCTTGCCACCCAACCTGTGCCAATCATAATGACTTTCGGTTTGATGAACTTTATAATGTCATGGATAGTATCGCCTGCTTCTACGTGACCGCCCTGACTGTTGATGTATATTTTTATTGGGTCGTCGCCCATTTCTTGAAGAAGCAGAAGCTGCATCGTCACTTTTTCTGCCAAGGCCTGATTTATTT
This DNA window, taken from [Clostridium] cellulosi, encodes the following:
- the clpP3 gene encoding ATP-dependent Clp protease proteolytic subunit 3 (High confidence in function and specificity) gives rise to the protein MAIYYPDEEERDNARDKNIFAEKFLKTRSVIICGEINQALAEKVTMQLLLLQEMGDDPIKIYINSQGGHVEAGDTIHDIIKFIKPKVIMIGTGWVASAGITIYLAADKENRFSLPNTRYMIHQPLGGVRGPAADIKIEAEEIIRVRQRINRLISEATGQPLEKVDVDTERNYWMNTSEAIDYGIVSRVIKSYDELKSLI